The proteins below come from a single Rosa rugosa chromosome 2, drRosRugo1.1, whole genome shotgun sequence genomic window:
- the LOC133731381 gene encoding F-box protein CPR1-like yields the protein MRKLFIRANECPDCPEPEFESRDLETPWSTEDRKVRCPFKKPGDELQSLYSCNGLVCVTLYHRHCMEDLDIYIWNPSTQFFTKLPASPLQVQRAPSIRCDGFGYLSATGDYKVLISSDSEQYIFSSNTDIWKRIEVPFRLWTKDAGTLSNEALHWIRRVDKKMLAFDLTHEKFRTMLLPDPGSGWRTMDMDLGDFRGCLCALDCLNRHTGFIDLWVMKEYNVSESWTKLFTLKISDRPVIMPRLRLIMVMETSTVLEKGTFDEEGGDECMLMLVKSGHEEEKFETQVTIKAPRRLAGS from the coding sequence ATGCGGAAACTATTTATTCGAGCGAACGAGTGCCCCGACTGCCCCGAACCTGAGTTCGAATCCCGAGACTTGGAGACGCCGTGGTCCACCGAAGACAGAAAGGTCAGATGTCCGTTCAAGAAGCCGGGCGATGAACTCCAATCACTCTACTCGTGCAATGGTTTAGTATGTGTAACTCTTTATCATCGACACTGCATGGAGGATTTGGACATTTATATTTGGAACCCATCAACTCAATTCTTCACAAAATTACCCGCTTCTCCTTTACAAGTACAAAGAGCTCCAAGTATACGCTGTGATGGTTTTGGCTACTTGTCAGCCACCGGCGACTACAAAGTTCTCATCTCATCAGACAGTGAGCAATACATCTTCTCATCGAACACTGACATTTGGAAAAGGATCGAAGTCCCTTTCCGCCTTTGGACGAAGGATGCAGGGACTCTTTCAAATGAGGCACTTCATTGGATTCGTAGGGTCGATAAGAAGATGCTTGCTTTCGATTTAACACATGAGAAGTTTCGAACTATGCTGCTGCCTGACCCCGGTTCGGGTTGGCGTACCATGGACATGGACCTAGGGGATTTTAGAGGATGCCTGTGTGCATTGGATTGTCTGAATCGACATACTGGCTTTATTGATTTGTGGGTCATGAAAGAATATAACGTGAGTGAGTCTTGGACTAAGCTCTTCACCTTAAAGATTTCTGATCGGCCTGTGATAATGCCTCGTTTAAGGCTAATCATGGTTATGGAGACTAGTACAGTTTTGGAGAAAGgaacttttgatgaggaggGTGGGGATGAGTGCATGTTGATGTTGGTAAAGAGTGGTCATGAGGAAGAGAAGTTTGAAACACAGGTTACCATTAAAGCACCGCGCCGGTTAGCAGGAAGCTGA